actaaCCTAGAAGCTGACGCTGATGGAGACCACAAGTGACTCAAAATAgcttcaagatttttaaaatatttattcattgatttatttaggctgcaccgggtcttagttgtggcactcaggatcttcactgtggcgtgtgggatttttttttttttttttttttttttttttgtggcatgcatgcgggatctagttccccaaccagggattgaacccgagccccctgcatagggagcgcagagtcttacccactggaccaccagggaagttcctgaatAGCTTCAAGATTTGTTTGtgagatttgttttttaagactGTGTTTTTTATCTCACAGGCTCCAGAAACAGGTTGACAAGAGCTTTCTTAAAGCAGAAAAGCAAAGGTTGCGAGCTGAGAAGAAACAGCGTAAAGCAGAGGTCAAGGAACTTAAAAAGCAGCTTAAACTCCACAGGAAGATTCATCTGTGGAATTCGATCCATGGGCTCCAGAGCCCCAAGTCTCCTTCGGGCCGACCCGAGAGCCTGCTGCAGTCTAACACCCCAATGTAAGCCCAGGGCCAGGGCGGGAGCcaggactttaggtccagccgtCTAAAACTGGAACTGAAGCCTACTTCTGTCTTATATATCGGTAACCCATAACACCCAAACCCTTAAAACTTCCCATTTTCCGATCCTAGTGTTCTTAAAGGGTGGTTTGGTAGTTATCTTTGACACTTGCTTTGTTGCCTtcttcagaaaaacagaaaccaggaAGGTTCAGAAACTGGCTGGTGTGACCTCTCTTCACTGGAGGCAGTCTGGATTTGAAGCAAAAGAAGCAAATATTTTAAGAGCCCAACTCTTTAGTTAATTTATGGACCCTTTTAGTTATCCTCCCCATAGTTTTTTAGCTTAGGAGTCAGGTccccttgggtttttttttgttttttgaggttgttttttggggttgtttttggcgtgcgggatcttagttccccaatcagggattgaacccacaccccctgcagtgcaagcacggagtcctaaccgctggactgccaggggattcccattgttattattatttttaagtcaaGTGCATTGGTACATCCTCCAGGGTCACTGTCTGCGTCTCAAACCACAGTATTGGGTATTCAGAAGACATCACACCCAGCAGCAAGTgattaaatatttgaatttctgTTCAGGCTCCCTTTGCAGCCCTGTGCCTCAGTTATGCCAACCCTCAGTGCAGCATTTGTGGATGAGAATTTGCCTGATGGGACTCACCTCCAGCCAGGAACCAAATTTATCAAACACTGGAGGATGAAAAATACAGGAAATGTAAAGTGGAGTACAGACACAAAGGTATTTTTCCCCACAAAACGTGAAGATGAAGTGATTTGAGGTGGCAGTGTGTTTAACTGACAGGCTTTCTTTCTCTTGTCACTATTCTTTTCAGCTCAAGTTCATGTGGGGAAACCTGACTTTGGCTTCTACAGCGAAGAAGGATGTTTTGGTTCCCTGCCTAAAGGCTGGCCATGTGGGAGTTGTGTCTGTGGAGTTCATTGCCCCAACCCTGGAGGGAACATACACTTCCCATTGGCGTCTTTCTCACAAAGGCCAGCAGTTTGGGCCTCGGGTCTGGTGCAGTATCATAGTGGATCCTTTCCCCTCCACAGAGAGCCCTGATAACATTGAAAAGAGCATGATCAGCTCAAGCAAAGGTGATAATCTCACCTGCCAGCAAGAGGTGAGCATTGGAAGGGTGACTAAAACCAAAAGAGCCCACTCACAGCTGGTGGTTCTTCCAGAAGTCTGGAGAAGCCAGCTTCTCCCCTCCTTCGAACACATCGTGTGCTTATATTGGGCCTAGTCCTCAGGGGCTTTGTTTGCATGTCCTTCGCATCTTGGTGCAGGCGTCCTTCAGTGCTTTTGTATCTCTGTAGTGATGTGTGGCCAGCCTCTGTGCTGCATGAGGAAAGCAGAGCTGCCTGGCCTGTGGACCTGCTGAGCCGATGCCTTTGCTGCTTAACAGTCATCTCTCCTGTATATCCCTTGTGTATGTTTCCTAAATACTAATGAAGTCTTACCCTGGTTGTTACTTGGTGCACAGTTTTTTAAGGCAGCTTCCCTGTTTACTACTTAAATTTAGTTACCCAGTGTTAATGTCCTGGTTTTGACTGTTGTTTTTATGGTTAATCTAAGCTATTGTCATTAGGGGAAGCTAGGTGAAGGGGGTAATTAGTAAACTCTCTGTACTGTTCTTGTAACTTTTCTATAAGTCTAAaattataacaaaacaaaaagtttttgcacaggctccggacgcgcaggctcagtagccatggctcacggacccagccactccgcggcatgtgggatcttcccagaccggggcatgaaaccgtgtcccctgcatcggcaggtggactctcaaccactgcgccaccagggaagcccaacaaaaagTTGTAATACATGCAGTGCTTTTGTTTTTAGGGAGGCAGCCGTCAGTTTGCCTTTTGAGTTCTGTTGAGGGCCTAAAATGTGTCCCAATGGTTTCTCTCCATAGGAAGCTCTTCTTCCGGCTAAAGAAGAAATTCCACCTGGTGAAACAACTGAGCAGACAGAAGGGACAGGAACCTGCCTCCCACAGAAGGCCCAAAATGCTGCCAGCGAGAGGGAGCTCTACATCCCATCTGTGGACCTTCTGACTGCCCAGGTGGAAGATTGAGCACTTTGAGGGGCGAGGGACAGAAAGCCCTGGGGAAAGAGTTCTTAACTTGTTGAAGAAAAGGCAGTAGAGCCATAGGTGGTGCCCAGGAAGTTAGAGATATGCCCACTCTGATCTAGTCAGATGCACTGAATGGCAAAATCATCACCAGTGGAAGCAGGCTTCTAAACTAAATGTTTCGTCTTCGAATTGGGAACTTATCTTGTGCTTCCCACAACTTCCCTCTAGTTGCCTCTTCTTTTCTGCCTAACTGGTTCACCTTCACCCCCATTGCATTTGCTCTCTTTCCTGCCATTTGGTTATTTGAATGCTTACTTCCCATttaactctttttgttttcaCTTGACTGAGGTGAGGCATGAATTTGAACAGAGTTGAATCTGGAATGATACAGAACTCAGTGGCCTGCAGGACCCATCAAGACAAAACGTGGCTCTAGCGTGTGCTGCGAGTAGCCTAACCTTGCGCCTTTTTTTTCAGGACCTGCTGTCCTTTGAGCTGTTGGATATAAATATTGTCCAAGAGTTGGAGAGAGTGCCCCACAACACCCCTGTGGGTAAGAATGTCGCTCGGTccaccttgtttattttattaacagGCCCCAAAATACTGCAGCCCTGACTCTAGTAGTTAGTATTTTATTCTGAGGAAATAGTTGGCAAggatttctcccacagtgtgatATTAAAACTGCACCCATTGGttcattttccttcctctccctgttGTCAGAGGCAACAATACCAGTTTGTGCAAAGTTTCCCCACCATAAAGGGACcctcttctccatttttctctggatatttgtgtccctttgttcctttGCATTCATGGCTCTGTGTCTTGGCCATGGTCTTCCAAAGCCAAACAACCGTTTGTGATCCTTCCTGCATTGATGGATCTGTCTGAGATACTTGTGTGCCTAATGGTCTGGAGAAATTCTTTAGATCGCCTTGAAGTGTACCTGGATTTATTTTAGCCATGCAGGAGGCAAGAAGCCCATGAGTTGCTGCTTCTGGACACTGACTGTTGATGATGTGATGCTTTTTCGTGGTTGATGGTTCTCCTGTCTTCATTCTCCAGATATGACTCCCTGCATGTCTCCTCTGCCACATGACAGTCCTTTAATAGAGAAGCCAGGCTTGGGGCAGATACAGGAAGAGAGTGAAGGGGCGGGATTTAAAGAACTTCCTGGTAAGGGgttaaatatttgtaaagtatCTGCATCCCCCCTTCCATACCACACCCTGTTGTTACACGTACCCCCTACTAACCTTACCTTGCTGTGTGAGTGGGTTTTCTGTAGGATCTCATTTTTTGAAGTCTCCTCACCTTCACATGGCACCGATAGCCGCTATTCCTTGGCATCGCATCAGCATGGGTACATGACTGGAGAAAGATCTTCAACACTGTAAACACCAATTGCAGACAAAGTTCatgtctttttcagattccacagtgTCAGTAAAGAAGAGGGCTGAGAACATTTCTTCAGTGGAGGAAGCAGAAGATGACCTGAGTGGGACCCAGTTCGTGTGTGAGACTGTAATCCGATCCCTTACCTTGGATGCTGCCCCGGATCACAAACCACCTTGCAGACAGAAGTCCACGCACAGTGAGTGTCCCTGAATTCCGCCCCCCCACACTGAGGTGACGCCTGACTGGTGACTGCCAGACCTGAGCAGACAGAAGTGCTCTTCCTTACTGAGAGTGGAGATCGCGGGATCTTTGTTAGAATTCGGATCATGGTGGTTTCTTTGGGCTCCACATGTGCTGCCTGACCATTTTATTTATAGCATCAGGAGCAAAGCACCCACCATGACTCATTTCTGTACTTCTTCAGGGGCAGAATTTCAGTTACACGCCACAGAGGAACAGCAGCCTGTTGTGCTGCCTGGATTCTGCAGTAAGGAGTCTTCTTGTAAGTTGACAGAGCCCCTCAGCAGAGACCCCCCCACTGGCAGCTGAGTTGTCTCCTTTCTCCAAGGGCAGCAGTCGGGAAATAGTGGGCAGAAACAAGAGCACCAGACTAAGTTTCTCAAGGTTAAATTCCGCTGTAATAAATCTCTTTGTGGCAGAAATTTCTAGATGTCAGATAGGTAGAACCACTGTCATGTATTTCAAGTACTATCCAAAAACTCAAATTCTACTACatcaaaataatgtgaaaaaatgtCTTGTGTTTATTATAGTGAAATTTGACCTATACCTTTAAGCATGATTTATCtcactttttcatttatatatctatatttaaactgtatatttttaaaaatatatgtatttcctCACACATACTTGTGTACAAATGCATAACAAAAAAGTCTGGAAGGACTTACGCCACAATGTTCACAGTAGTTATCTCTGATAAGATTATAggtacttttttatttcttttttttttcctcatccaTGTTTGCCAATTTTCTATCATGACTACTCATTACTTtgcaaagaagaggaggaaagtaGTCATACTTTAGTATTTACCACCaaacattttctcttcttatagCACTGTTAGCTAGTATATCAGTTTTGATTTGAACCCCTCTCAGTATGTTAACCGTCACGTGAAGAGGAACAGGGATGAGGCCTCCTTGTTTTAAGATTCATAGTGTTCTCAGAAGCCTCGATGTTTCTGCCAATGTTGTTTTTGTGAACTTTGGTTCTGTTTGGCTTTGCGTAGGTTTAGAGTATGGCCATGACTGTGGTTTCAGCAGCCCTTCCCTCTGGTTTGCCCCCGTCCTCTGGGTTTCATAATTATAGCTCATGACCTACAAGGCTTGGTGGGGTAAGGGTAGCACAGGGGCTGCTTTTAGCTTATACCTTAAAGTTGGTTGCTTTCATCCTTTAGTGAAATTTGCCCCACCCGAAGAGGGACCACTTGGAGACAAGAGGGAAGAGGTGGTCCGTATTGTTGAAGAAGAAGCTgtcatggaggaggaggaggaggagctcaAAGATGAAGTTCAGAGTCAGTCTTCTGCTTCTTCGGAGGATTACATCATCATCCTGCCCGAGTGCTTTGACACCAGCCGCCCCCTGGGGGACTCCATGTACAGCTCTGCCCTCTCACAGCCAGGCCTGGAGCGAGCGGCTGAAGGCGAGCCTGGGGTTGAGGCTGGGCAGGAACCAGTCGAGGCTGGGGAGAGACCCCCTGGAGGGGAGAACCAGCCACAGGGGCACAGCATCAATGACATCCTTATGACCTCACAGACTCTGGACACAGTGCCCCTGACCCCAGAGGTGGTAGGGCCTCCGCCACGGCTGCCCAGGTATCATCCACACCCCGCTCTGCTGGGCTGTTCTCCAGAGGTGGAataaagagagaggactcaaccTGATCTCAAAACCTGTTTCCTTGTCAGCAAGGGAAGAGTCTATTTCCCGTAGTAAAGTCTGATGAATAAACGTTGTACTTCCCAGTATTTGTGTATTCTCGATTTAAAGAAATACTTGTTTCAGTTAACCTTAATTATCTGAGTATAATCTTATCTACTTACGTTTTGATCATTCAGAGCCAGTTTTTAAACACAAACATCCCTTCCTCCCTGTCCTGTTGACTCATGGGCAAAGGCAGCAAAAACTCATTCTCATTCTAATCCAAACAAAATAGAATAAGAAGTTTAATCTGTTATggaaacaactatacttcaaaaccaGATAGAAGTTACTGTTTTTCTCTACTGGTTCTGTCTGTATCACTGCTCTCTCACAGTATGGAAAATGGTGGAGCCTTgactataatttaaaacattctcCCAGGGAGctagatattttcttttatcagtaCCACTTGATACAGGGGGAAGTGACCAGACTGAAGCCAGTCTTTCTAGCTTGACTGTGGCTGAAGAGGAAAACCAGAAGAAGAATGAGTGCTTCTCACCTGATCCCTAAATTTAGACATGTGATCTGGATCAGAAAAGTGAAGCCTGTCTAGAGAATTTGGCACTGCTGTGCTCTGTTTACTGTTTCTCCACAGTTACTGTAAGCGCCTTTTCAACTTACTTTCAATATTGTGTCTTTCTGAAAGGAGTCCTCCGTATGCACAGCAGCATGGTTCCCCAGGAGTGGATTTACCAGTTACCGTACCAGAAGTTTTTTCAGTCCCTGATCAGAGCAGAGGAGGTAATGACCAGCCtgagctttctctttttctgtgctCCTTTCTAATGGAAGCAGGTATAAGTAGGCGCTCTATCTTTGTGATTCTTGGCAGTTTTTAGAAACGTGCCCTTTGACTTTTTCTGTGCTCCTGCCTCATACTCTTTCTGTTCTATCTTCTagcttaatatttattgaacgagATCCCATAGAGGTTGGCATTGTGCTATAGTGGAAAGAACACAGGCTTTGGGGCCAGACTAGTCTAGGCTCCAGCCTCGGCTCCACCTTTCTTCACCGTGTGACCTTGCCGTGGTTCAGCAGGGTTCTAAGACCTAAAGgtctgtttccttatctacaaaataaagagaatagcACTTTGAAGTTGTGAGTAGACCCTCAAAGTCGCTTTCCTCTcgtcctcaaaaaacaaaacctgaaagtACTGAAGAACTAATGAACTATTGTGATAGGATTATAGAATTAATTTTTCTGATGCACTAAACACTCACCTTGCATTGCATTCTGGACAGTTTTCTTTAACATTTACTTAAACCACCTGCaaaatttctcaaatatttaaaaaggaaaaaaaaaaaagactttaaacatTGCAATCAGATTGCCACCTGCCTCAAAAATAGCCTTGCAGTGAGTTAGGAAACACCAGGTGTTTATGGATGCCGCATCTAACCAACAGCTCTTTTGCTTTTAGAGCTCAGAGGCTCATCAGGACTTGTAAACAGCAGACAGAGGAGCTATGACCACTCAAGGTAACGGGGCCGCCTTGTGCAGCCTCTCCTTCAGAAGCAGATGGATATCCTAGTACTGCCTCCGCTTACACGAGCCTCTCAGAGCATGTGCCACCTGCCGAGAGCGGAGAAGGAGAGCCCGCATTCCTTCCTGTTCTTATTTGTCCTAAAGCTTGTGAGCAACACTGAGCAGAGGGCTAATGGTGATGTTTAGTAAGAGTGTTCACATCCCAGACCAGGAGGAAGTTCCCTCAGATTCAACCCCGGCTTAGTACCAGAGAAGAAGGCAGGAAGGCCCAGCCCGCTGTGCATCTTTATAACGTTTCCTTAGACACACCTGCCTCTCTGCTCCCAGTCATCTCAGAGCAGTGTCACGGCGGGCTCCTCCCTACGTACAGCGTTCAGAAAATCACCTTTCCTTTGGGAGGTGTTTCCTCTGAGATGAGAACTGAGCGTGCAGACTGCCAGTACCCCGGTGTGCTGCTGAGCACATTAGTTTCCAGCTGGGGCCGAAAGCTGGCATGCTAACCAGGGTGATGTGCTTTCTGCAGTGCCCATACCTTGCAGCAAGCAGTAAGAGCTGGGCCCGACGTCAAGCCCAGATTTGTAGCTAGAAAACTGATAGGAAAATAGTCACACTTTCCTTTTACATCTGATTCTTTTCTCAGGGAAATCTCATTTTCTTCCCTGGATTAGAGCCCGGATTATCCGTAGGAAGATAAGGATTCCTAAAGAAACGACTGTTTCTTTAGGGAGACATTTGGCTTTCCCCCCCGCAGGCACCACCATGGGAGCAGCATTGCTGGAGGGCTGGTGAAGGGGGCTTTGTCTGTTGCCGCCTCTGCATACAAGGCCTTGTTTGCCGGACCACCGGTCACTGCACAGGTCagtgtatgttttattttcctgaacCGAAGCCAAGTCACCAGTGAAAACAGTGGCGTCTGCCTGGGTTGGAGAGAGTAGCATGGCATCATAGCAAGCATGAGCTTTAAGTTTAGTCTTTAACACACAACTCTGCCACTTTCCAGCGGTATGACTTGGGCTGAGTTActtaagggaagaaagaaaaaagacctaaTGTTGGTCGCGGACCTACTGTGTGGGGGGTCGCTCTCCCAGGTGCCAGCACAACAAGGTGACTCGGACACCAGTTCCTGCCCAGAGACAGTGGGAAATAAGCAGACGGACATTTatctgtgaaacttttgaaaattgcaaagcactatagaatttaaagaatcttccattcaattaagaaaaaaaaaacaaaaacgtttATTGTGCAGCGTGAGATGCTGTGCCAGTGTTCTCAGACCAGTGGAACACCTCAGCCTGGTGTCGGCCCCATGGTGGGGCCAGGGAAGGCGTCCTGGTAGATGACGCCTGAGCTCAGTCCTAAAGGACAAAATGAGTGTGTGCCAGGAGAGAGGGTTAGAGAGGGCACTGTAGACAGAGTAGCCAGTACAGAGACTTGGAAATGTGAACCTGGAGGGTGAATTTGTGCCAAGCAGAGAAAAGACCAATGATGTAGGTGGGATGCTGTGTTAAgtgattttggattttatttttaagacccgtgggagggacttccctggtggtccagtggttaaggctcacGCTGGCTATACTTTCTTCCCGTTTCCCATACTTTCTTCCAATTACCATCTCTTCTCTTGCGTCTTCTTGCCCCATCGTCATGATTGCCTTTAACTTCACAGGGTTTCCAGAGTTTGTTAGCATCTTTTCCTTCATCTCGTTCTAAAGACAGTTCACTAGTCACGTGGTTGAGGGTGCAGACATACCTAATCCAAAGCAGGGCCTTCGCAGTCCTTCTTATCCCCTCAGAAGACCCATCAGTATTGGGTGGACAGGAGTGCCGTAGCCTTGCACCTGATTACCTAGTCTTTTGAGTAAATCTGGAAGATGAGTATGCCTTAACAAGATAAACACAGATGGTACAAAAAACGTTGTTCTGCTTTTCTTGACTCTACACAGCCACTAGTTTCCGAAGATCAGACAGCAGCCCTGATGTCCCATCTCTTTGAAATGGGCTTCTGTGACAGGCAGCTAAACCTAAGGCTGCTGAAGAAACACAATTACAACATCCTGCAGGTTGTGACAGAACTCCTCCAGATCAACAACAACGACTGGTATAGCCACCGCTACTGAGGAGTGACCTCGTATTAAACAACTTTGCCTGCTGCTCAGAGAcgatctttattctgttctgggggagtggggtggaggcccttgcttgttttttaatctgATGAACCTACCTAGAGCCCGTCGTTGAACGATCAAGACAATACCTGCCTTGCGGTATTTTTTTGGAGCAAATGAAAGGCCAGAACTTAAATCTTCACGTTACACATTAGATGAATCGTAGGAAGAGCATTTTTCAATTGATCTGGATAAAACTCTTCTCCGTTTTAGCGCATTGAAAAGTGCAACTTAAACTTCCTATAGAGGCATTTTTCTTCCTGCTTGTATTGAAGTTGAGTATTTTTCTTTGCTTAATGTGGATGTTTTTAATGAGGGTATCTGTTAATTGTCagtttataaaagaaattaaCCTTGGAAGTTGTTTTCCAGAATTATTCTCATAATTTTTCTAACCTGTCCCAAGCTTCATAGCTGTGTGGTATTAAAATAACAGCCAGGGCGCGATGGGAGTTTTGTTCCTCTTCCCTTCTCAGGGAGAAAGTCGTTCCCCTGCAGGTCTTAGTAACCGGCACTGTTGTTTTTCAAAAGAGCCCCAGTGATGCGTTTAAAGAATAGCCACCTTCTGGTCTCCGCGCTTCTGAGAAAGGAGCGGGGAGTGTGCTCATTGACCCAGCAGCGCCTGTTGAGCAGTGTCTGTTGTAGCAATTttgcatacattttattttatttaagggaGAAAATTTAGGTAGTGTGAAATATTTTGCTAATGctacaaagaaggaaagaaactctTCTATTAAAGGGAAAAGTCAACTGAACAGTTACCCTTTTTCTTTATGTCGGGGGGCAGGTCTTCTTTACAGTAGAGTGGGCGGGAGTGTACAGGAACATGAGAAAAGTGAAAGGCAGGCTCCTGTGTGAATCTCGGTAAAGTTCAGGGGTGGGcaagtgagtgggtgtgaggctTAGGAAATCCTGATGGCCTGCTGAATGTTTGCAATCTGTTCAAGAGAACCTAGAATGAGAAAAAAGAGGCGGGTGTTTTACAAGACTTGGATGGGAGCAAACTCACTGAAAAAGTTTTGGTTTAACCGCAGGGTGAGTGAGTGGGAAGGAGCTTGCTTACAGGGGTCCCGGTCCTCACTCTGTTTTACAGAAGGGAGTCTTGGGTACAGCTGGGAAAGAGGTAACAAAAAACACTACAGATTTTAGTCATAAAAATTATTTGCAGAAAAAGAAGAATCTGACCCCCAGCCTGAAGGGGGAAGGATAGTAAAATAGTATTACTTAACCTGGTTTGGTATTGTAATGAATGGTGAGTTAAATTAATCATTGGCCATAATGATGTTTATTTACAGTATAACTCTTGAATGCTGTTAAATAAGCCAGGATTCAGACTGCAAGCCAACCAGCGTGCTTATTATTTAAAACGTTTTTATGGGGGGCCGTGGGGGCGCTTCTGGGTAGAGGCTGAGCGGCAGGGTGTGCGTAATTAATTCGGTTGATTTGAGACGGGATCTGTCTTGACCATGTGAGTTGTATTGTAGGGGTCCAGGAGGGCCCTGGGGTCCGGTCGTCTGTCCCATTGTACTTGTACCCTAACCGCTTAAAGAATGGTGAAATAAACTTTGAAACTCCTACCTGGACTGGCCGGTCCTTTCGTCCGGAACCTCGCGTGGCCTTTGAAGAACCGAGAAGATTTCTGGCCGCTGTGTCGAGAGAGGCCggccctgggagggaggggcgggtCCGGAGGAGCCGGGGCGGAGCTTCCCAAGGCTTTGAGCCGAAGCTTGGGGCGAAACCCCGGCTCCCGCACTTTCGGTTCTGCTTGGCAGACGTTTCTGTAGCTGCGGTCGCCCGGGGGTAAGGCGATTCGGgaccctccttcccttcttcctctttggCATGCAAGGGCCCAGGCCCCTTCTGTGCCTCCTCCTGGCCCAACACGCAGGTTCCAGGCTCTACTCACGGCCTCCCGGGGTGTCTGGTGGGACTGAAAATCCTCCTTCAGTGAAATCCTAGCCTCTCGGTCCGCGCCGAGCCCCAGAGTAGGGCGTGAAGCCTCTGGGGAGGCCAGGGTCgctgctccccacctcctccaACGCTGTGCAGTCGGTCCCCGGGACTGTACGGGAAGGGGACTGGTGGCCCCTGCAGCCACCCTGCCTTACAGGCCCTCCTCCCCGAAGAGGTACTCCAGAGATCTCTAGCCCTCTTGCAGCTGAGAGGAGCCCAGGATCTCAGATTTGAACCAGGTGAGGCTTCCTTTATTTTAAGCCCCGAAGGTCTGAGTTCGGCTCACCTTGCCCACTCATTTGCCACCGGTCTTTTGGGAAGGATCTGGAGTTAGCTGTGACTCGTCCTGGTGAGGGACTGAGCCTGAAATTGCTACCACCCTCCCCCAGACATGCTTTCCCACCCCAACTCAGAAAGCAGGCGGAAGAGGTTTGTGCTCCCCTCCACAATCATTTTAGGGTTTTTAGCCACACCTGTGGCCAGCCtagcctcctttttcttttcttgtccgGAAGAAGCCCTGCCTTCCTATTTCTCCAGCACCTGTCCATGCTCGGGAATGGAGACTGTCCTCCCACACCCAGGCTGGAGACCTCGGGCATTTCTTCCTCGGGTGCTCTAGAGACACGTTCAGAGTCATCTTGTCGCAGAGGATGAAGGGGCTCTCCTGGCTGCTGCCCCCAAGACCTATCTAACTTCCTTCCCTTGCAGTGAATGACAGCTCAGCAGCTTTTCCAGAACAAAATTAAGCGCTCTGCCTTTCACTTATGAAAGTCCCTTAAAGTGAAATAACTTCTGCTTTGCTTTTCCCTCTTGTAGGCCGACTGAGCTCTCCtacgataaaaaaaaaaaagaaaagagttgaaATGCATGGAGATTCCTGATCCAAGAGTCGTGTGTGACTGCTCGCATTTCCACAGCCTCACTTCCTTAGGCTTGAGCTTGCTGGAATTGTGGCGGGGCTCCTTGCCGATCTCAAGAGCCTAAAGCCAGAGGGACCCCCAGTCAGTGCTCACTGAACGTTGTTCTTCTCTCAGCAGTGAACAATACCCCTGAGCAATGGGTGAGACATTCTCCCAGCTGGGCTCCCGGGAGGATGAGAACAAGTCGATCCTGCCCTCCGCCCCAGCCTTTGGCAGCCAGGCTGCCAGCTACTCCAGCACCACCAGCAGCAAGGCTTTTTGTTCCTGTGTGCCTTGTGAAAGGGCTGCCGGTGTCAGCTTTGTGACTTGTCCCACGTGCCAGGGCAGTGGGGAGATCCCTCGAGGTGAGTGGCCCCAGGCTCTGGAAGTCGCCTGGGATCCAGGAAAAGCTCTCCGCAGCCAGCTGGTCAGTGCCAGGCCCCTCTGAGTCTCCTTGGATGGGGTTGGGTCTCCCAGCTCCTAGTCCCAGAGTTTCAAGGCCAGCCAGGGAGATGCTAACCCTCCCCGGGGCTCACTTCAGAGACCCCCTCCTGCCCTGGTTGTACCGCCCAAACCCAGGGGATTCCCAGCCTCTCTGCTCTCTTAGCAGCACTGCCTTAGGATT
Above is a genomic segment from Mesoplodon densirostris isolate mMesDen1 chromosome 18, mMesDen1 primary haplotype, whole genome shotgun sequence containing:
- the NBR1 gene encoding next to BRCA1 gene 1 protein isoform X1 encodes the protein MEPQVTLNVTFKNETQSFLVSDPENTTWADVEAMVKVSFDLNTIQIKYLDEENEEVSINSQGEYEEALKMAVKQGNQLQMQVHEGYRVVYEAPPPVGAEKRPVTRTGKKPLAHYSSLVRVLGSDMKTPEGPAAQQFPPAPRDADQPQDKPPDWFTSYLETFREQVVKETVEKLEQKLREKLILQNPSLGSCPSEVSMPISEETLFLPENQFNWHIACSSCQRRIVGVRYQCSLCPSYNICEDCESGPYAHDSNHVLLKLRRPVVGSSEPFSHSRFSTPRLPAALEQARLQKQVDKSFLKAEKQRLRAEKKQRKAEVKELKKQLKLHRKIHLWNSIHGLQSPKSPSGRPESLLQSNTPMLPLQPCASVMPTLSAAFVDENLPDGTHLQPGTKFIKHWRMKNTGNVKWSTDTKLKFMWGNLTLASTAKKDVLVPCLKAGHVGVVSVEFIAPTLEGTYTSHWRLSHKGQQFGPRVWCSIIVDPFPSTESPDNIEKSMISSSKGDNLTCQQEEALLPAKEEIPPGETTEQTEGTGTCLPQKAQNAASERELYIPSVDLLTAQDLLSFELLDINIVQELERVPHNTPVDMTPCMSPLPHDSPLIEKPGLGQIQEESEGAGFKELPDSTVSVKKRAENISSVEEAEDDLSGTQFVCETVIRSLTLDAAPDHKPPCRQKSTHRAEFQLHATEEQQPVVLPGFCSKESSLKFAPPEEGPLGDKREEVVRIVEEEAVMEEEEEELKDEVQSQSSASSEDYIIILPECFDTSRPLGDSMYSSALSQPGLERAAEGEPGVEAGQEPVEAGERPPGGENQPQGHSINDILMTSQTLDTVPLTPEVVGPPPRLPRSPPYAQQHGSPGVDLPVTVPEVFSVPDQSRGELRGSSGLVNSRQRSYDHSRHHHGSSIAGGLVKGALSVAASAYKALFAGPPVTAQPLVSEDQTAALMSHLFEMGFCDRQLNLRLLKKHNYNILQVVTELLQINNNDWYSHRY